GCTGGCCCGGCCGCTTCCTGGACCGCATGGAGGCGGCGGGCAGCAGCGTGTTCCTGCTCGGTCCTTACGCCGGCGATGGCCATTCCACGGGCATCGACACGCCCGAGGACATACGCCGCGTGCCGGCGGGATACGCGGGCGGGATCTGGACCAACGAAATCGAAGCCGTGGCGCGCGCGTTCAAGCGCGGGCCATGAAAGCCGTTACTTCCATTCGAACACGGCGCGCGCGGTACCGGTGTTTTGCACCGCGACGTTGCGGTTCTGCGCCTGGCCGTTGTAGGTGGCCGAGATCTTGTAGTTGCCGGCCGGCAGCTTGACCAGCATGTACGGGCCTTCGGCAGTGGTTTGCAGCACGGACTTGCCATGCGCATCGCTGATGGTGACGGAGACATTTGCAACGTAGTCCGCCTGGCCGTCGCGTTGCGCCGCGAACGTCAGCGCCAGCGGATAGTCCTTGGCTGCGGCCTTCATGGCTTCGGATTCGTCCAGCCCGATGCCGCCGCTGACATACTGCACCGAACCCTGCTGCTGCACCGGCGGCATGCCCGCCTGGGCGGTGGACAGGATGCCGGCAAAGGCCATGCTGCCCAGCGCCATCGCGGCGGCCATGGTGCAGCGTTCTATACGCTTGTTCATGAGACTCTCCTGGATAGGACGATCTGCGCGGTTTTGTACGCGCATGAACATTTCGACCCGCATGCCGGCGCGGAGTTCGCGCCGGCGGGTCTCCGATATCAACCGATTGTTTCCGCAGCCTAGGTAAGCGTACCGCGTGCCGCGCGCCAGGAAAATGTCAGCCGGCTTTCGCCGCTGACCGAGCCGTCCGGGGCGAAGCGCCTTTCATCCAGCTGTCCGGCGCCACCGTCGCGCAGCGCCAGTACGCTGGAACTGCGGGTGCCATAGTTCGGACTGACGATGAACGGGCTGCTCAATAGCCTTTCGCGATCCAGTGGCAGACCGGTGGCGGGCAGGTCGGCGTCGTCGGCGGGCTGGCGGTCTGCCAGCGCGGCCATCAGCGCGGGCAGGTCGGGCTGCGGCCCGCTGCGCAGCACGGCTTCGAAAGCCGCCTTGGTGCGCGCCAGCTTGGGCCAGGGCGTGTCCAGCAGATGGTTGGACAGGGCGTAGACGCCTGGAGCCAGGCGGCGCGGGCCGCCATCGCGGTTGCTGAGATACCAGGCTTCGCGCGCATCGCCCACGATCAGGTTGAAGCCGTTGTAGGCCTGGCCCTTGGCATGCACTTGCGCCAGGTAGTCGGCCGCGGAGGCCGTGCCGCGCAGATAGTCTTCGACCAGCGCGCCGCGCGAAGGCGCGTTCTCGATGATCCGGCCCGGTTCGCGGAAGTTGGTGACCAGCGCATGGCGTCCGCCGGTCGTCGCGCCCATCCAGCTGCCGCCGGCCAGGCCGTCGCGGCCGGCGTAGACCTCGGGCGCATCGGGCCATTGCGCGGCGGGCAAGGTGGGGCGTTGGTGGAATTCATCGCGGTTGGCGGCGATCAGGACGGGGATGCCCGGCAGGGCGTGCAGGGCCAGTACGGCAAGACACATGGTTCAGACCTGGTTGGCGGGTTTGTCGGGAATGGCTTTGCCTGGCGCAGCCGCGAAATCCGGGCCGGCCAGCGCGGCGCGCAAGGCTTCGATCTGGGCGGCCACGTCGCGCAGCGCCGGCGCGGGCGACGCGATGGCGGCGGCCGGCATGGCCGCGCCTTGCGCAACAGCGGCGCTCATCTGGTGCAGGCTGGCCGCCAGTTGCGCCAGCTCCGCGGCGCTGGGCGCCGGCTGGTCGGCGGGCAGCGACCAGGCGGTGTCGGAAATGGCATTGGCCACGCGCTCCAGCGCGACCTCCACCGGCCACCAGGCGAGCGCGCGGCGGCTGACCAGGCGCGGTTCCGACAGCCCGCGCTGCAAGGCGATGCGCAGGTCGGACAGGCGCGCGTAGGCGCTGGCGCGCAGGTCGTGGCGGCTGGTGGGATCGGCCTGGAACACGGTGTTCAGGTAGGCGGCCAGCGTGTCCATGGCGGCGGCGACGGTGTGGTCCAGGTTGCTGCGCTCGATCCGTATCCACGGCAGGTAGCCCACCAGCAGCACGATGCCCGCGGCCACGGCCACATCGATCAGGCGCGCCAGCGCGATGGGCCAGCTGCCTGGTTGCAGCGCGCCGATCAGCAGCATCAGGATGGGCAGCAGGATGGCCGAGAACAAGCCGTAGTTGCGCCGCACCGACCAGGGCAGCAGGGACGCCAGCCCGGCCACCGTGAGCAGGCTGACGATGCCGTTGCGGTCCAGCGCCAGCACGGTCGCGCTGATCGCCACGCCGACCACGCTGCCCGCGCAGCTTTGCAGCGCCCGCGCGAACACCGAGCCGAAGTTGGGTTTGAACACCACCACCACGATCAGCGGCACCCAGTAGGAGCGCGGCAGCGAGAACGCCATGGACACGGCCTCGGCGGCGATCAGGCACAGCCCCAGCCGCACCAGATAGCGCACGGTGGTCGGCCCCGGCCGGTAGGTGCGCGCCAGCACGCGCCAGGGCGTGCGCGGCCGCGCGGGGGGCAGGCCGGCAAAGGCGTCGGCCTCGGATAGCGTGGCGCCGTCCAGCAGGGGCTGCACCTGGGCCAGCGCGTCGGCCAAGGGTGCCATGTCCGCCTGGCGCAAGGCCGCGATGTCCTCGCGCGGGTCCGGCGTCGCATCGTTCTCCACGCGGTCGGCCAACCGGTTCATGACGCGTGCGCAATCGTGCGGCAGCACCCGGCCGGCGCGGGCCAGCTCCAGCGCGGTATTGGTCAGCGGCGTACAGGCTTGCAGCTGCGCCGCCAGCCGCGCCAGCCGGGGGGAGGGGCCGGCCGCGCCGCGGCGGGCAGCCAGCACGGTGTCGTAGGCGGTGGTCATGGCCGCTTCCATGTCGCGCCGCGCGCTCATGGTGTGCGAGGTGCCGATGGCGGCGAACATGGCGGCCAGTTTGCGGTAGGCCATGGCGACGGCGGCGCGTTCGGGCGCTATCGGGTTGACCACCCAGCCCGTCAGCGTCAGCGCCAGCCCGAACAGGCCACCGGCTCCCACCAGCACGGAAGGCAGCCAGGACGGCAGGTTGGAAGTCAGGCTGGCGCCGACGATGACGTAGGTGGCGAATTGCAGCGTGGAAACAGCGGCGATGTTGTTGAAGGTGCCGACCAGGCTGGCCGCCAGCACCAGCAGCGTCATGGCCGCGGAGGTCCATAGCCCGTGTCCGGCAATCATCGTGCCGAGGAAGTACCCAAACGCGCCGCCGAACACGGTGGCGCCGATGGACAGCGCGCGGTTGCGGTAAGGGCCGCCATTGTCGCCGGTGATGGCGGGCAGCGCGCCCAGCGCGACCAGGGCCGCCGCCGCGCTCTGGTCCAGCGCGAGTCCGACCGTCGAAGGCAAGCCGATGGCCAGGGCGGCACGCAGCGCCACCCAGCGGCTGACGGGCGAAGGCTCCATGTGCGCCAGGCTCATCAGCCAACGCATGTTGGCGTTGCGCGCGGCATGTTTCAGCGAGGAACGGAACACGGCAGCCTCGTGGCGCGGCCCGGAGTCAGGCCTTGATCAGCGGCGCCTCGTCGGGCGCGGCCAGCCGGAAGTAATCTTCCGTGTTCAGGAGGATGGAGGCGTCCAGGCGGCCGGCATTGAACACGATTTCATCGTGGCGCTGGCGCAGGCTGGGATCCACCAGCAGGTGCAGGTCGGGATTGAAAGTGAAGGGCGGGATGGCGCCGATCTCGCAGCCGGTGAGTTCGCGCGCCAGGTCCTGCGACGCCAGCGACGCCTTTTTGCCGCCGGCCGCGCGTGCGATTGCGTCCAGGTCGGCCTGCTTGTCGGCCGGGAACACGGCCAGCACATTGCGGCGCTGGTTGGAGGATATCTTGACGCGGCAGACCAGCGCCTTGGCGCCCTGGCTGACCTCGGTGCCGCGAATCGCCGCGACTTCGACGGAGCGGCCGGCTGCGGCGTGTTCAATCAGGCGGTAGCGGGCCTGGTTCTGGGCAAGCAGGGCTTGCAGGCGTTCGAAGACTTCCATGTCGGGGCGCGTAGATCGGGATGTGGCGGGAGCAGGCCGGGAGTCGGCCTCGTACGCCGCATGATACGCCCGCCGCGCAGCGCCGCGGCGGCGCGTGCGCCGATCGCGGCCAGCCGCCTCAGATTTCTCCGGTAAAGGCGTAACCCCAGCCCCAGACGGTGCGGATCGGGAGCTCCAGGTTCAGGTCCTGGGCCTTGCGGCGCAGGCGGCTGACCAGCACGTCGGTGCGCCGCATCGATTCGTGGCCGCCATGCGAGTCCGTGATGGCCGCGTCGGCGCGCGGCAGGCGCTTGTCGGCGGAAGCCGTCAGCTTGAGCAGGAATTCGCGCTCGGCCAGCGTCAGGGCCAGGCGTTTGCCTTGCGGGCTGACCAGCGTCCAGGCCGCGTCGTGGAATTGCCATTTGGCCATCGCTTCGCCTGCCGGCGCCGGTTGCGCCGGGCGCGGCTCGGCATCTGCGGCGCGCCGGCCGGCCGCGGGTATGCGCCGCACCAGCGCCTGCAGCGCGGCGGCGATTTCCGTTGCGCCCGCGTCTGGCGGCAGGCAGACGTCGGCGCCGCAATGGAGCCCGAGTATGCGGCTTTCAGGGGAGTCGAAGTTGGATATGGCGACGATGCCCGCGGTGGTGTCCAGGGCGCGCAGGCCGGCCACGGCCATGCAGAGATCGGAAAGTTCGGTTTCCATCACCAGCAAAGGGGTGCGGCGGGCCTGAAACAGGCGGAACAGGCTGTTGGAGTCTTCGCACAGCCGGGGCGAGAAACCCATTTCCGTCAGCGCGGCGCCGCGGTGCGCGCGCACGCCGGGATCGGGCGAGAAGACGATCAGGTCTAGTAGGTCATTCATGAATCGTTGTGATCTGTGCAGCATGGGCGCATGCATGATGCATCGGATACAGCGATTTCCTAAACCTCGCACAACGCCACTTTATGACCCGAATTCTCGGGCATGGTTACGGGAGGCGTGTCGCAGCACCGTTATGGTGCGTCGGCGGGCGTTTCGTTCCACCAGCCGCCGCCCAGCGCCTGCAGCAAGGCAGCGGTGTCGGCGTGGCGCGCCGCGTCCGCCGCGGTGCGCGCAATCCGTGTCTGCAACAGTTGGCGCTGGCTGTCCAGCAGGCTCAGGTGGCTGATGCCGCCGGCCTGGTAGCGGCCTTGCGCGATGCGTTCGGCTTCATCTGCGCGGCGCCATGCCTCGTCGCTGGCCAGGTAGGCGTCGCCGTCGGTCTGTACGGCGCGCAAGGCGTCGGCGACCTGCCGGAAGCCCTCCAACACTGTTTGACGGTAGCCGGCCGCGGCCGCATCGTAGGCGGCCTCGGCCGAGCGCGTGCGCGCGCGCAGCTCGCCGCCGTGGAACAGCGGCTGGACCAGTCCCAGGCCCAGGCTCCAGACGTTCAGGCCATTGGACAGGTCGCCTATGCGGGTGCGTTGCGAGCCGAAGCTGGCGGTCAGGGTGAACTGGGGATACTGGTTGGCGACGGCCACGCCGACATTGGCCGAGGCCTGATGCCAGAGCGCTTCCGCGGCCAGGATGTCGGGCCGCTGGCGGGTCAGCGCCGACGGCACGCCGGTGGGCACGTCGGCGGGCAGCGTCAGGTCGGCCAGCCGCAGGGGCGCGGATCGCAGTTCGGCCGGCGCCAGGCCCAGGTAAGCGGCCAGTTGATGCGTGGCCTGCGCCAGCTGGTATTCCAGCGGCGGCAGCGTGGCCCGGGTCTGCGCGACCAGCAGCTCCTGATTGCGCAGATCGGCTTCGGACACGCCGCCCGCCTGTTGGCGCTGGCGCATGATGTCCTGCTGCCGCTCCTGCGCCGCAAGCAGCGCCCGCGTGTCGGTCAGGCGTTCGCTCAGGTCGGCCTGGCGGATGGCGGCGGTGACCACGTTGGCGGCCAACGACATGCGTGCGGCCTGCAGCTCATGCGCCTGGTAGTCCGCCTGCGCGCCCAGGCCTTCCAGCGCGCGGCGGTTGCCGCCGAATACGTCCAGCGTGTAGGACACGTCGATGGACGCGTTGTAGAGCGTGAAGGGCGGGGGCTGTTCGGCCACCGGCACGCCGAAGGCCGCGGGGTCCACCTTCTGCCGCGTTGCCGACAGGTTGCCATTGACCTGGGGCAGCATGCGGCCGCCGGTTTCGGCGTTCAGGTCTTCGTTTGCCTGACGCAAGCGGGCGCGCGCCTGCTCCAACGTGGGACTGGCCCGCAGGGCCTGCCGCACCAGCTGGTCGAGCGCTTCGGAGCGGAACAGCTGCCACCATTGCGCAGGGATGTCGGCGCCTTCTTGCAGGCGTTGCGCGCCGATGGGCGCAGAAGCATCGCGGGGCGCGGCATAGGCGTCGACCTGCGGCGGCGCCGGGCGCTCGAAATCCGGCCCCACGGCGCAGCCCGCGAGCAGCGCGCACAGGACCAGCGCGGCCGGGCGCGGCGGCGCAGTGGGCGGGAGGGGCAAAGGCGTGGAGCGGGACATGGCGGTTCAATCCAGGGTGCGGCGGTAGAACTTCACGGCGGCGGTCATGACGACCACGGTAAACACCAGCAGCGGCCAGATGCTGGGCCACAAGTCCCACCAGCCGTTGCCTTTGAGCAGGATGCCGCGGATCAGGCGGTTGAAATGCGTCAGCGGCAGCAGGTTGCCCAGGTACTGCGCCCACATCGGCATGCCCTGGAACGGGAACATGAAACCGGACAGCAGCATGTTGGGCAGGAAATAGAACATGGTCAGCTGCATGGCCTGCAACTGGTTCTGCGCCAACGACGACAGGGTGATGCCCACCGTCAGGTTGGCGGCCACGAACACCAGCGCCGACAGGTACACGGCCAGCAGCGACCCAAGGAACGGCACGTGGAAAACAAAGTGCGCGGCCAGCAGGATGATGCTGGACTGGATCAGGCCTATCGCGATGTACGGCACGATCTTGCCCGTCATCACTTCGAGGGGCCGTACCGGCATCGCCAGCAGGTTTTCCATCGTGCCGCGTTCGCGTTCGCGCGTCATGGCCAGGCCGGTCATCATCACCAGGGTCATGGTCAGGATCACGCCCATCAGGCCCGGCACCGTGTTGTATTGCGAGATCTGCTCTTCGTTGTAGAGCTGGTGCACCAGCACGTCGAAGGGCGGCTGGCCGCCCGCCAGGCTGGCCAGCGGTCCGGTCAAGTCCTTCTGCGCCACGGCCTGCGACAACTGCGTGGCCGCGCCTATGGCCAATCCGGTCGCCATGGGATCGGTGGCGTCGGCCTCGATCAGCAGCGCGGGGCGTTCGCCGCGCAGCAGCTTGCGGCTGAAGTCCGGCGGGATGGTCAGGACGAACAGCACGCGGCCCTGGGCCAGCGCCGTGCGTCCGGCTTCTTCGTTGTCCAGTTCCTCGATGATGTGAAAGTAGTCCGACGATTTCATCGCCGCGACGAAGCTGCGCGTGAACGGACTGTGGTCCGCGCTGATGACCGCGGTGGGCATCTGCTTCGGGTTCGTGTTGATGGCGTAGCCGAACAGCGCCAGCTGCATGATGGGCAGGCCCACGATCATGCCGAAGGTGATGCGGTCGCGGCGCAGCTGCAGGAACTCCTTGAGCACCATGCTCCACCAGCGCGACCAGGAAAAGCCTTGCAGATGGCGCATCATGGCGGGCTCGCGAAGTTGTCGGTGGAGCGCTTCATCAGATAGATGAAGACGTCCTCCAGACTGGTGTCGATGGGCTCCAGGCTCAGGTCCTGGCCGGCGATGGCGTCCCTGAGCGTGCGTTCCAGCAAGGCCGCGTCGCGGCCGCTGATGTGCAGCGCGGAACCGAAGGCCACGGTCTGGTCCACGCCCGGCGCGTCGCGCAGGCGTTGCGCCAGCGGCACCAGGTTGTGCCCATGGATGGCCCAGGTGGTCAGGTGCTGCTCGGCGATGACGTCCTCGGCCGTGCCCTGCGTCAGCAGGCGGCCGTAGGAAATGTAGGCGAGCTTGTGGCAGCGCTCGGCTTCGTCCATGTAGTGCGTGCTGACCAGCACCGAGATGCCGCGCGCCGCCAGCTCATGCAGTTGCTCCCAGAAGTCGCGCCGCGCGGTCGGGTCCACGCCCGCCGTGGGTTCGTCCAGCAGCAGCAGCTTGGGCTGGTGCAGCAGGCAGGCCGCCAATGCCAGGCGCTGCTTCCAGCCGCCGGACAAGGAACCCGTCAATTGCTTGGCGCGGCTTTGCAGGCCCAGGTCTTCCAGCGCGCGCTCCACCGTTGCCTTGCGCTCGGGCATGCCGTACATGCGCGCCACGAAGTCCAGGTTCTCGCGGATGGTCAGGTCGTCCCAGTACGAGAACTTCTGCGTCATGTAGCCGACGTGCCGCTTGATCTGCGCGCTGTCGCGCAGGATGTCGTAGCCCAGGCAGGTGCCGCTGCCCGAGTCCGGCGTCAAGAGGCCGCACATCAGGCGGATGCAGGTGGTCTTGCCGCTGCCGTTGGGGCCGAGGAAGCCGAAGATCTCGCCTTCGCGCACCTGCAGCGACACGTCGTTGACGACGTGCTTGTTGCCAAAGCGTTTGTTCAGCCCGTGCACGTCGATGACGTACTGGCCGGCGGACGCTTCCTGAGTGGCGGCGGGCGCGCTCATTGCAGCACCGCCTCCACCGGCTGCCCCGGGTGCAGCCGCGTGGCGGCTTCGGGCGCTGGCCGCGCCTGCACCATGTAGACCAGTTTGCTGCGGCTTTCGCGGCTGTAGATCACCGGCGGCGTGTATTCGGCCTGGGCCGATATGTAATCGATGCGGACAGGGATGGGATCGCCGCAGCCGTCGCAGCGCACCGTCGCCTGTTGCCCCACCTTCAGCGCGCCCAGCGCCGTTTCCGGAACGAAGAAGCGCACCTTGATATTGCCCGGCGGCAGCAGGCTCACCACCGGACTGCCGGCAGGCACCCATTCGCCCACGCGGTAGAGCGTGTCGAACACCAGCCCGGCGGCCGGCGCCGCCAGGCGCTTCTGCGCCAATGTCCATTCCGCCTGGGCCAGCGCGGCGCGGGCCGCGTCGACCTGGGCGGCCTGGGCGCGCCGCTGGTCGTCGCGGCCGGGCAGGCGGGCCACTTCCAGCTGGGCCTGCAATTCGCGCACCCGCGCCGCATCCGATTGCGCCTGTTCGCGGCTGTCGTCCAGCTGCGCGCGCGCGATGCCGCCGATGCGGAACTGGTCGGTATCGCGCCGCAGTTGCGCCGCCGAGCGGCGGCTGGCCGCCTCGGCCTGCGCCAGCTGGGCGCGGCTGACGTCCACTTCGGGCGGACGCTTGCCGGTGGCGATGTCTTCTTCCTGGGCCACGGCGGCGGCCAGCTGCGCGCTGGCCTGGTCGCGCGCCGCGGTTTCGCGCGTGGCCTCCAGCGCGAAGAGCGGCGCGTCGGCTTCCACCTGTTGACCGCGCCGCACCGGCAGCTCGGCCAGCCGGCCGGCCTCGGACGACGCCACGTAGACATATTCGCCTTCGGCGTAGCCCTGGAAGAAGGCGCCGCTGTCCTTGCCGCAGCCGCCCAGGGCAAGCAAGGCCAGCGCCGAGGCGGGCAGGGGGCGGCGCAAGACGGGAGGGATGCGCATGGTCAGCGTCCTGGAATGGCGGGAGTCGGGGCGGACGGCGAGAACAGGCCGCCGGTGAGCATGGCGATGGCGTGGGCCGCGATCGCGCGGGTGTCTATGGCTTGCGGCTGCGCGGCGTCCTGCAGGACGCGCTGCCACAGGCCGGAGGTGGCCAGCGGCAGCAGGGTCAGTCCCAGGACGGAAAGAAAGACCAGCCGCGGCTCCACGCCGGGGGTAATGGCGCCCGCAAGCTGGCATTCGGTGATGAGGCCGATGAAGGCCTGCAGACGTTCGGCGGGCAGATGGCGCAGCACGCGTTCGCGCAGCTGACCGCCTTCATTCACGACCTCGTGCAGCCACAGGGCCGGCAGCCAGGGCCGTTCGACCGCGCTCTGCACCAGCCGGCCCACGACCTCTGCGATGAAGGCGCGCGCGGCTGCGACGGGGTCGGACGCGGGAGTCTGAGCCTGCGGCAGCGGCGACCAGACGTAGCCGATGACCGGCACGATCCGCTCTTGCACCACCGCGTCGATCAGCTGGTCGCGGCTCTTGAAGTAGTAATGCACCATCGCCGTGGTGACGCCGGCGCGTTGCGCGATGTGCGTGAGCGTGGTGGCGGCGACGCCCTGGGCCGCGAACAGGCCGGTGGCGGTGTCCAGCAGGTTGGCGCGGGCGGCGGCATTGTCGGGACGCGGCGGACGGCCGGGCCGGCGGGAGGGGGCAGAGGGAGCGGAACGCATGCGGCGTATGTTAATTAAATTATTAATTAATTAAAAGAGGGGCGCTCTTCAGGGTTACGCGCCGGATGCGCGGGCTTCGATGGTGTAATGGATCGGTACCCCATCCCGCCACCCGGGTCGTGTGCGCCAGGCCCGGGCGGCTTACTTGCAGGAGGCTGGACCGTCATGCCGCAATCGTCTTCCATCAACCGCCGCATCGTGCTCGCCGCACGCCCGCAGGGCGAGCCGGCGGACAGCGATTTCCGCCTGGAAACCGGCGAGGTGCCGCAACCCGGCCCCGGCCAGGTGCTGCTGCGCACCGTGTACCTGTCGCTCGATCCCTATATGCGCGGCCGCATGAGCGACGCGCCGTCCTATGCCGAACCGGTGCAGGTCGGCGCCGTCATGGTCGGCGGCACGGTCACGCGGGTCGAAGCCTCGAATCATCCCGACTACCGTGCGGGGGAGTGGGTGCTGGCGCAATCCGGCTGGCAGGATTACGCCTTGTCGGATGGCGCCGGCCTGCTGCGGCTGGGGCCCAATCCCGAACATCCGTCCTACTCGCTGGGCGTGCTGGGCATGCCTGGGTTCACCGGCTACATGGGCTTGCTGGACATCGGCCAGCCCAAGGCGGGCGAAACCGTGGTGGTGGCCGCGGCCAGCGGCGCGGTCGGGGCGGTGGTCGGCCAGATCGCCAAGATCCATGGCTGCAAGGTGATCGGCATCGCGGGCGGCGCGGACAAGTGCCGCTACGTGGTCCAGGAACTGGGCTTTGACGACTGCCTGGACCACAAGGCGCCCGATCTGCCGGGCCGCCTGGCGCGCGCCGTGCCGCAGGGCATCGACGTGTATTTCGAGAACGTCGGCGGCGCGGTCTTCGACGCGGTGCTGCCGCTCTTGAACCCGCGCGCGCGGATACCGGTCTGCGGCCTGATTTCGGCCTACAACGCCACCAGCCAGCCGCAAGGGCCGGACCGCCTGGGCCTGCTGATGCGCACCATCCTCACCAAGCGCCTCAAGATGCAGGGCTTCATCATCTTCAACGAATACGCGCACCGCTACGGCGAATTCCGCGAGGCGATGGAAGACTTGATCAAGCAAGGCCGCATCAAGTACCGCGAGGATGTGGTCGATGGGCTGGAGAACGCGCCGCGCGGCCTGATCGGGCTGCTCAGGGGTGAAAACGCCGGCAAGCGCATCGTGCGCGTCGGCCCGGACGAAAGGAGCGCCACATGAACATCCTGATCGTGCTGACTTCCCACGACACGCTGGGCAACACCGGCCGCAAGACCGGCTTCTGGCTCGAGGAGTTCGCTGCGCCGTACTACGCCTTCGTCGACGCCGGCGCCAAGGTCACGCTGGCTTCGCCCGCGGGCGGCCAGCCGCCGCTGGACCCCAAGAGCGACGACCCCGACGCCCAGACCGACGACACGCGGCGCTTTCGCCAGGATGCGGACGCGCAGCGGCAACTGGCCGCCACCTTGCGGCTGGCGCAGGTGCAGGCGGCCGACTACGACGCCGTGTTCTACCCTGGCGGCCACGGCCCCTTGTGGGACCTGGCGGAAGATTCCAATTCGGTTGCGCTGATCGAAACCATGCTGGCGGCGGGCAAGCCCGTCGCGGCCGTCTGCCATGCGCCCGGCGTGTTGCGCCACGCCAAGACGGCCGACGGCAAGCCGCTGGTGCAGGGCAGGCAGGTCACCGGCTTTTCCAATGCCGAAGAGGCGGCTGTCCAGTTGAGCGACGTGGTGCCCTTCCTGGTCGAGGATGAACTGAAGCAGTTGGGCGGGCAGTACACCAGCGGCCCGGACTGGCAGCCGCACGTGGTCGGCGACGGCCTGCTGGTCACGGGCCAGAATCCAGCGTCTTCCGTGGGCGTGGCGCAGGCGCTGCTGGACCGGTTGAAGGATTGAGTCCTGGCGTGCCGGACCTGGATTCCGCGGCATGCGCGGGACGGGACCGGCACTGCTTTGCCCCGGGGCGCGGCATCTGATCGGCAAGGATTGCTGCGCAATGTGTCAGAATCGCGACCTTTTGCTACAGCGCAATGCGGCACGACCCACTTGCGCGCGATGACCGATGCCTCCAGACGTACCCGAATATCCAGCAGGCTCCTGCGTGGCGGCCTTGTTTGCCGCCATGCGGGCGCGCGACCCGGCCACCGGCCGCCATTCCGAAAGAGTTGTTGCGCTGAGCGTGGCGCTGGCCCGAGCCTGCGGCCTGCCGGAATCCGAACAGGAGGTGGTCGCGGTCGCTGCCCGCCTGCATGACATCGGCAAGATCGGCACGCCGGACCGAGTGCTGTATTCGCCCAAGCGGCTGGACCCGGACGATTGGGCAATCATGAAGGCGCACGCCGCGGTGGGCGCCGACATCATCATGCACAGCGACATCCCGCAACGCGAGCTGATCGCGCGGGCGGTGCGCCATCACCACGAGCATTTTGACGGATCAGGCTATCCCGCAGGCCTGCGCGGCGAGAACATCCCGCTGCATTCGCGCATCATTTCCCTGGCCGATTCCTACGATGCCCTGGGCGATGCGCGTCCCTATCACCCCGCGCGCACGCACGCGGAGATCATGCGCATCCTGCACCAGGAAGCCGGCGCCAAATGCGATCCGGCGCTGTTGCGCACATTCGAATCGATGATCGCGAAGAGCCCGCTAAGGGTTCCGTAGCACAGACCTCGCCAGCACCGCCGGCGGGTTGTGCAAGTCGGGCGGCGGGTCACTTCAAGCGGTAATTCGCCGCCACCAACGCCAATTCCTGCAGCGTGCGCTGCTGCCACGCGGCATCATGCCCCAGCTCTTCGGCCAGGATGCGCGCCACTTCGGGCGCCGCCAGCATCGCGGCCTCGCTGTCCAGGAACAAGGCGCGGTTGCGTCGCGCCAGCACATCCTCGGCGCTGCGCGCCAGTTCGTACCGCGCAGCGAAACGCACGTGCGCTTCCGACAAGCCGCTGCTCTTGACCAGCATGCGGTCGGCGCCGGGCAGCGCCTTCAAAGCTGGCAGATCGCTGCCGTAGTAGCTGTCCGGCGTGCCGGCATGTTCCTGCGACGGAGCCAGGCCCGCCGCGCCATGCAGCGGCAGCGATTCAGTGCGGCAGGTGGCCTGCGTCAGCAGCTGGTGCTGGATGGCCGTGTCGACCACGTCCTGCGCCATGCGGCGGTAGGTGGTCCACTTGCCGCCGGTGACGGTTACCAGCCCGGCCTTGGATACCAGGATGGTGTGCTCGCGCGACAAGGACTTGGTGGAGGCTTCGCCGGTGGCCTTGACCAGCGGACGCAGTCCGGCCCAGACGCTGGTGACGTCGTCGCGCGTAGGCTTGCGGCTGAGATAGCGCGCCGCGGTGCTCAGGATGAAATCCACGTCCTGCGCGCCCGCTTGCGGATCCAGCGGCAGA
The sequence above is drawn from the Achromobacter xylosoxidans genome and encodes:
- a CDS encoding ABC transporter permease, whose protein sequence is MMRHLQGFSWSRWWSMVLKEFLQLRRDRITFGMIVGLPIMQLALFGYAINTNPKQMPTAVISADHSPFTRSFVAAMKSSDYFHIIEELDNEEAGRTALAQGRVLFVLTIPPDFSRKLLRGERPALLIEADATDPMATGLAIGAATQLSQAVAQKDLTGPLASLAGGQPPFDVLVHQLYNEEQISQYNTVPGLMGVILTMTLVMMTGLAMTRERERGTMENLLAMPVRPLEVMTGKIVPYIAIGLIQSSIILLAAHFVFHVPFLGSLLAVYLSALVFVAANLTVGITLSSLAQNQLQAMQLTMFYFLPNMLLSGFMFPFQGMPMWAQYLGNLLPLTHFNRLIRGILLKGNGWWDLWPSIWPLLVFTVVVMTAAVKFYRRTLD
- a CDS encoding ABC transporter ATP-binding protein — encoded protein: MSAPAATQEASAGQYVIDVHGLNKRFGNKHVVNDVSLQVREGEIFGFLGPNGSGKTTCIRLMCGLLTPDSGSGTCLGYDILRDSAQIKRHVGYMTQKFSYWDDLTIRENLDFVARMYGMPERKATVERALEDLGLQSRAKQLTGSLSGGWKQRLALAACLLHQPKLLLLDEPTAGVDPTARRDFWEQLHELAARGISVLVSTHYMDEAERCHKLAYISYGRLLTQGTAEDVIAEQHLTTWAIHGHNLVPLAQRLRDAPGVDQTVAFGSALHISGRDAALLERTLRDAIAGQDLSLEPIDTSLEDVFIYLMKRSTDNFASPP
- a CDS encoding HlyD family secretion protein — protein: MRIPPVLRRPLPASALALLALGGCGKDSGAFFQGYAEGEYVYVASSEAGRLAELPVRRGQQVEADAPLFALEATRETAARDQASAQLAAAVAQEEDIATGKRPPEVDVSRAQLAQAEAASRRSAAQLRRDTDQFRIGGIARAQLDDSREQAQSDAARVRELQAQLEVARLPGRDDQRRAQAAQVDAARAALAQAEWTLAQKRLAAPAAGLVFDTLYRVGEWVPAGSPVVSLLPPGNIKVRFFVPETALGALKVGQQATVRCDGCGDPIPVRIDYISAQAEYTPPVIYSRESRSKLVYMVQARPAPEAATRLHPGQPVEAVLQ
- a CDS encoding TetR/AcrR family transcriptional regulator — its product is MRSAPSAPSRRPGRPPRPDNAAARANLLDTATGLFAAQGVAATTLTHIAQRAGVTTAMVHYYFKSRDQLIDAVVQERIVPVIGYVWSPLPQAQTPASDPVAAARAFIAEVVGRLVQSAVERPWLPALWLHEVVNEGGQLRERVLRHLPAERLQAFIGLITECQLAGAITPGVEPRLVFLSVLGLTLLPLATSGLWQRVLQDAAQPQAIDTRAIAAHAIAMLTGGLFSPSAPTPAIPGR
- a CDS encoding NADP-dependent oxidoreductase, translating into MPQSSSINRRIVLAARPQGEPADSDFRLETGEVPQPGPGQVLLRTVYLSLDPYMRGRMSDAPSYAEPVQVGAVMVGGTVTRVEASNHPDYRAGEWVLAQSGWQDYALSDGAGLLRLGPNPEHPSYSLGVLGMPGFTGYMGLLDIGQPKAGETVVVAAASGAVGAVVGQIAKIHGCKVIGIAGGADKCRYVVQELGFDDCLDHKAPDLPGRLARAVPQGIDVYFENVGGAVFDAVLPLLNPRARIPVCGLISAYNATSQPQGPDRLGLLMRTILTKRLKMQGFIIFNEYAHRYGEFREAMEDLIKQGRIKYREDVVDGLENAPRGLIGLLRGENAGKRIVRVGPDERSAT
- a CDS encoding type 1 glutamine amidotransferase domain-containing protein, yielding MNILIVLTSHDTLGNTGRKTGFWLEEFAAPYYAFVDAGAKVTLASPAGGQPPLDPKSDDPDAQTDDTRRFRQDADAQRQLAATLRLAQVQAADYDAVFYPGGHGPLWDLAEDSNSVALIETMLAAGKPVAAVCHAPGVLRHAKTADGKPLVQGRQVTGFSNAEEAAVQLSDVVPFLVEDELKQLGGQYTSGPDWQPHVVGDGLLVTGQNPASSVGVAQALLDRLKD
- a CDS encoding HD-GYP domain-containing protein, whose product is MPPDVPEYPAGSCVAALFAAMRARDPATGRHSERVVALSVALARACGLPESEQEVVAVAARLHDIGKIGTPDRVLYSPKRLDPDDWAIMKAHAAVGADIIMHSDIPQRELIARAVRHHHEHFDGSGYPAGLRGENIPLHSRIISLADSYDALGDARPYHPARTHAEIMRILHQEAGAKCDPALLRTFESMIAKSPLRVP